Proteins encoded together in one Thermococcus sp. CX2 window:
- a CDS encoding alpha amylase N-terminal ig-like domain-containing protein has protein sequence MYKIFGFESNEYFGRVAKVEFSVPSRGSYAYLVGSFNAFNEGSFRMRREAGRWRIRVELPEGIWYYGFSIDGKYAPDPENPEKITYRRLSYKFERDVSVAKISAGDDFYHEPALTYLYSFANRTHVLLRAVKGKAISTYLIADERIEMRKKASDEFFDYFEAVLPRTGELSYHFEIDTGEGTIEYGNFTAEPRELQVPKWVFDRVFYQIMPDRFERGIIKKPLGRRIETGLGHHGGDLVGIAKRLGHLEELGVNALYLTPIFESMTYHGYDIVDYFKVAGKFGGNEAFRELAGELKRRDIKLILDGVFHHTSFFHPYFQDVVKNGGESRYRDFYRILKFPVVSEDFLRVLNSNEPPERKYQRLKKLRQNYENFFSVWLMPRLNHDNPQVREFIVRVMKHWLEKGADGWRLDVAHGVPPELWREVRERMPEDAYLIGEVMDDARPWLFDKFHGTMNYPLYEAILRFFVRGEMNAEEFLNWLELLSAYYGPAEYSMYNFLDNHDVERFLDLVGDEQKYLCALAFLMTYKGIPALFYGDEIGLRGMGAFGMESPRTPMRWEKEAWNTEILGVTKALIQLRRTSKALQLGLFRPIKFKGRLLVYERTYGNEHVLVAINYSPNAQEVKIPRVYLPITGGLRYLPLEPWSFLVLASVH, from the coding sequence GTGTATAAAATTTTCGGATTCGAGTCAAACGAGTACTTTGGCCGGGTCGCAAAGGTTGAATTTTCAGTCCCGTCCAGGGGAAGCTACGCCTACCTCGTCGGGAGCTTCAACGCCTTCAATGAAGGCAGCTTTCGGATGAGAAGAGAGGCAGGAAGGTGGCGGATAAGGGTCGAGCTGCCGGAGGGGATCTGGTACTACGGCTTCTCAATTGACGGAAAATACGCTCCAGACCCAGAGAATCCAGAGAAGATAACCTACAGACGGCTGTCATACAAATTCGAGAGAGATGTGAGTGTTGCCAAGATCTCGGCTGGGGACGACTTCTACCACGAGCCAGCGCTAACCTATCTCTACTCCTTTGCCAACAGAACTCACGTCCTGCTGAGGGCTGTGAAGGGGAAAGCAATCTCCACGTACCTCATCGCCGATGAGCGTATAGAGATGAGAAAGAAGGCAAGCGACGAGTTCTTCGACTACTTCGAGGCCGTTCTTCCAAGAACTGGGGAGCTGAGCTACCACTTCGAGATAGATACGGGAGAGGGAACAATCGAATACGGTAACTTCACCGCAGAACCGAGAGAGCTCCAAGTTCCGAAATGGGTATTCGACCGGGTCTTCTACCAGATAATGCCCGACAGGTTCGAGAGAGGTATAATCAAAAAGCCCTTGGGAAGGAGAATCGAAACCGGTCTGGGGCACCACGGTGGCGATTTAGTCGGAATCGCGAAGAGGCTCGGCCACCTTGAGGAGCTCGGTGTGAATGCTCTCTATCTGACCCCAATCTTCGAGTCCATGACCTACCATGGCTACGACATAGTTGATTACTTCAAGGTCGCTGGAAAGTTCGGAGGTAACGAGGCCTTCAGAGAGCTCGCCGGGGAGCTGAAAAGGAGGGACATAAAACTGATTCTAGACGGCGTCTTCCACCACACGAGCTTTTTCCACCCCTATTTCCAGGACGTCGTGAAGAATGGAGGAGAGAGCAGATACCGGGACTTCTACAGAATCCTGAAGTTCCCGGTGGTGTCGGAGGACTTCCTTCGGGTTCTCAACTCGAACGAACCACCGGAGCGGAAGTACCAGAGGCTGAAGAAGCTCCGTCAGAACTATGAGAACTTCTTCTCGGTGTGGCTCATGCCCCGCCTGAACCATGACAACCCACAGGTTAGGGAGTTCATAGTCAGGGTAATGAAACACTGGCTCGAGAAGGGTGCCGACGGCTGGCGGCTGGATGTCGCCCACGGCGTCCCGCCAGAGCTGTGGCGCGAGGTCAGGGAGAGAATGCCGGAGGACGCGTATCTGATTGGAGAAGTGATGGACGACGCAAGGCCCTGGCTTTTCGACAAGTTCCACGGGACGATGAACTATCCCCTGTACGAGGCCATTCTAAGGTTCTTCGTGCGTGGAGAGATGAACGCCGAAGAGTTCCTCAACTGGCTCGAGCTTCTGAGTGCCTATTATGGGCCAGCGGAATATTCCATGTACAACTTCCTCGACAACCACGATGTTGAGAGGTTCCTCGACCTCGTCGGTGACGAGCAGAAATACCTCTGCGCTCTCGCTTTCCTGATGACCTACAAGGGGATTCCAGCACTTTTCTACGGTGACGAAATAGGACTGAGGGGAATGGGCGCTTTTGGGATGGAAAGTCCAAGGACTCCAATGAGATGGGAGAAGGAAGCGTGGAACACCGAAATACTCGGGGTGACAAAAGCACTGATACAGTTGAGGAGAACCAGTAAAGCCCTGCAGCTCGGGCTTTTCAGGCCGATAAAGTTCAAAGGGCGGCTCCTCGTATATGAGAGAACCTATGGAAACGAGCACGTTCTTGTAGCCATAAACTATTCACCCAACGCCCAGGAAGTTAAAATCCCCCGGGTGTACCTCCCCATTACGGGCGGATTAAGATACCTCCCGCTGGAACCGTGGTCGTTCTTAGTGCTCGCTTCAGTTCACTGA
- the trmBL1 gene encoding HTH-type sugar sensing transcriptional regulator TrmBL1, whose product MKEEKIVEKLQKLGLTKYESLAYITLLKLGPSKATDITKESGIPHTRVYDVLSSLHRKGFVDVMHGAPRLYKPVNPEVVLEKIKEEFIEDIENLKAAFLELYRQVHGEELPEIWTIQGFENTVERAEYVIRTAKHEVLINTPFEFLRLLRDEIKRRKDIIFVIISNFEEIPEWLSGDNVILAKTGGAPWLMASWIIGDIDYALFFGALPRDKRREKFYSFWAKSPKIIQNYMHWFYTIYLDNSEIIKPLNYDKLPKPLSFVNIRTLITVLKFTELPRRAEVIGRLVETKKPITLDGEIVGYEYTPLMANVTVKANGKEWKIGGIGSYFEDVEGEKFILLE is encoded by the coding sequence ATGAAGGAAGAGAAAATCGTCGAAAAGCTCCAGAAACTTGGCTTGACTAAGTACGAGAGCCTAGCCTACATAACCCTCCTTAAGCTTGGTCCCAGCAAGGCCACGGACATAACGAAGGAGAGTGGGATCCCCCACACGAGGGTCTATGACGTTCTGAGCTCCCTTCACAGAAAGGGGTTCGTTGACGTGATGCACGGTGCCCCAAGGCTCTACAAGCCCGTCAATCCAGAGGTCGTCCTCGAGAAGATAAAGGAGGAGTTCATCGAGGACATAGAGAACTTGAAGGCAGCCTTCCTCGAGCTCTACCGCCAGGTGCACGGGGAGGAACTGCCTGAGATATGGACGATTCAGGGCTTTGAGAACACCGTCGAGAGGGCAGAGTACGTCATCAGGACGGCCAAACACGAAGTTTTAATAAACACCCCATTCGAGTTCCTTCGCCTTTTGAGGGACGAGATAAAGCGCCGGAAGGACATAATCTTCGTTATAATCAGCAACTTCGAGGAGATTCCAGAGTGGCTCAGCGGCGACAACGTTATTCTGGCAAAGACAGGAGGTGCCCCGTGGCTCATGGCGAGCTGGATAATCGGCGACATTGACTATGCACTCTTCTTCGGTGCTCTGCCGAGGGACAAGAGGCGCGAGAAGTTCTACTCCTTCTGGGCTAAGAGTCCAAAGATCATCCAGAACTACATGCACTGGTTCTACACCATATACCTCGACAACAGTGAGATCATCAAGCCCCTCAACTACGATAAGCTTCCCAAGCCACTATCGTTTGTTAACATTAGAACTCTCATAACTGTCTTGAAGTTTACAGAGCTTCCAAGGAGGGCTGAAGTCATCGGCAGGCTCGTCGAGACGAAGAAACCAATAACCCTCGATGGGGAGATAGTTGGGTACGAGTACACGCCGCTTATGGCCAACGTTACGGTTAAGGCCAACGGTAAGGAATGGAAGATCGGCGGAATAGGGAGTTACTTCGAAGATGTTGAGGGTGAGAAGTTCATACTTTTGGAGTGA
- a CDS encoding glycogen/starch synthase: MQILILGFEYLPVKVGGLAEAVTSIAEGLSNLGHEVVVFTPSHGKEMGEPFTSFRVSAFGERVDVTVRKREQNGVIVYSLGGGVLDSPDIYGPGWDGLLRKAVLFGKASVGLMNKLIGEFKPDVLHAHDWHTVFALGLLRKYFGLRSVFTIHRLNKAKVPARYFHEANLDELVPYPDIDPEHTAAYIADAVTTVSRSYLLEEWDFFGLFEGKVTHVFNGIDCSFWNEDLIETRDLPREERRRRILENLGLRDGKVFMFIGRFDRAQKGVDTLLRAIELLSTDPSFSDMRFLIIGKGDPELEAWTRAMENRFPENVRAITKLLSREVVRELYGSVDFVVIPSYFEPFGLVQLEAMCLGAVPIASAVGGLKDTIIDLSSDPEHATGMLVPPRDAFALASAMIWAKELDDETLERLRENGKKRAREDFSWEKACERYVRVYGGRVDKAVSFLR; the protein is encoded by the coding sequence ATGCAGATTCTGATATTGGGATTTGAGTACCTGCCCGTGAAGGTTGGGGGCTTGGCCGAGGCCGTAACCAGCATAGCCGAGGGCCTCTCGAATCTCGGCCACGAAGTGGTGGTCTTTACCCCGAGCCACGGGAAAGAAATGGGTGAACCTTTCACCTCCTTCAGGGTTTCGGCCTTCGGGGAGAGAGTGGATGTGACTGTGAGGAAGAGGGAGCAAAACGGTGTCATAGTGTATTCTCTCGGTGGGGGTGTTCTTGACAGTCCTGACATCTACGGTCCCGGCTGGGACGGCCTGCTGAGGAAGGCCGTTCTCTTCGGCAAGGCCAGTGTTGGACTCATGAACAAACTGATAGGTGAGTTCAAGCCTGATGTCCTCCACGCTCACGACTGGCACACGGTCTTCGCGCTCGGTCTTCTCAGAAAATACTTTGGTTTGAGGAGCGTTTTCACCATCCACAGGCTCAACAAGGCCAAGGTTCCAGCGCGCTACTTCCACGAGGCCAACCTCGATGAGCTCGTCCCCTATCCGGACATAGACCCCGAGCATACGGCCGCTTACATAGCCGACGCAGTAACGACCGTCAGCAGGAGCTACCTCCTGGAGGAATGGGACTTCTTTGGGCTCTTCGAGGGCAAAGTTACGCACGTCTTCAATGGTATAGACTGCTCCTTCTGGAACGAGGATCTGATAGAGACGAGAGACCTCCCTCGGGAGGAGCGCAGGAGGAGGATTCTTGAGAACCTCGGATTGCGCGATGGAAAGGTCTTTATGTTTATAGGGCGTTTTGACCGGGCACAGAAAGGTGTGGACACTCTGCTGCGTGCGATAGAGCTCCTTTCCACTGACCCATCTTTCAGTGATATGCGGTTCCTCATCATCGGCAAGGGGGATCCGGAGCTGGAGGCATGGACAAGGGCCATGGAAAACCGTTTCCCAGAGAACGTGAGGGCAATTACTAAACTTCTCAGCAGAGAGGTCGTTAGGGAGCTCTACGGCTCCGTGGACTTCGTGGTAATCCCGTCATACTTCGAGCCTTTCGGCTTGGTTCAGCTCGAGGCGATGTGCCTTGGTGCCGTTCCGATAGCTTCCGCCGTAGGAGGGTTAAAGGACACGATAATAGACCTCAGCAGCGATCCGGAGCATGCCACGGGGATGCTCGTCCCCCCAAGGGACGCCTTTGCCCTGGCAAGTGCGATGATATGGGCCAAAGAGCTCGACGACGAGACCTTGGAGAGGCTCAGAGAGAACGGGAAAAAGCGAGCCAGGGAGGACTTCAGCTGGGAAAAGGCCTGCGAGCGATATGTGAGGGTTTATGGGGGGAGGGTTGATAAGGCTGTTTCCTTCCTTCGCTGA
- a CDS encoding ribonuclease P protein component 2 has translation MRERPKTLPPTLRDKHRYIAFQVIGERTFTKDEIKRAIWEASLSTLGTLGSARAKPWFIKFDEKSQTGIVRVDRKHVEELRFALTLVTHINGSKAIFRTLGVSGTIKRLKRKFLSEFGWK, from the coding sequence ATGAGGGAAAGACCCAAGACACTGCCGCCGACACTGAGGGACAAGCACCGCTATATTGCCTTTCAGGTCATCGGTGAGAGAACCTTCACAAAGGACGAGATAAAGAGGGCCATCTGGGAGGCGAGCCTCTCGACCCTCGGGACGCTCGGCTCCGCTCGGGCCAAGCCCTGGTTCATAAAGTTCGACGAGAAGAGCCAGACTGGTATAGTGCGCGTTGATAGAAAGCACGTGGAGGAGCTTCGCTTCGCCCTGACGCTCGTCACTCACATAAACGGCTCTAAGGCGATTTTCAGGACGCTTGGCGTTTCTGGGACGATAAAGAGGCTGAAGAGAAAGTTCCTGAGTGAATTCGGATGGAAATAA